Part of the Sulfitobacter sp. W027 genome, CGCGGTGGGCACTCCGGCGTAGATAGCGACATGCTGGAACACCTCGATCACGTCCTGTCGCGTGGCGCCGGTATTGGCGGTCGCGCGGATATGCATCGGGATTTCGGCGAAGTTCTTGGTCGCGGCCAAGAGCGCAAGTGTGATCATGGACCGCTCTCGCCGCGTGATCGCATCAGAAGCCCAGACCGTCCCCCAGGCCGCTTCGGTAATCAGTGTCTGAAAGGCGCTGTCAAACTCCGTCCCGGCCGCCAGAGCACGGTCCACATGGGCATCTCCCAGCACCGCGCGGCGCACCTTCATTCCAGCGTCATGTTTGTCGGTCATATCTTTGGCATTCCTTTCGGGCGCATCAGGCGTTTCTGAGCGGCAATTCTAAAGGGGGCATTGGGGGCGCCGTAGCCCGCGTATCCGCCACGACGCTCGACGATTTCAAAGAACATGCCCCCTGCATAAGGACGCGAGTAGAACTGAAAGAACGCCCCTTTTGCATCCTCATCATAGAGTATGTTCCCTGCCTTCAGGGCGCTGAGCATGTCGGCATCCAGATCGAACCGCGCGACGAGGTCGGCGTAATAGTTGTCCGATATTGGCAGTGGCTCGAATCCTTTGGCCCGCATCGCGCTGCTGGTGGCAAAAATGTCTTCGCTCGCCAGTGCGATGTGCTGCACGGAGGCGCCAAAGCTATCGGCAAGGAAGTTGCCTGCCATGGTGCGATGAGTTTCTGCGCCATTAAGCGTGATGCGAAACGCGCCATCTCGAGTTTCCAAAGCTTGGCTGCGCACCAGCCCGTCGGGGTCTACCACATCGACCATCGGAGATTTTTCCATGTCGAACAGCGTGGTATAAAACAAAGACCAACTGAGCATTTCGTCATAGCTCATGGTCTGGGCAATGTGATCGATGCTTGTCAGGCCCGCATGTGTCTGCTCGGCGTCGGTCTGGTTGAACTCGACCGACCAGACATCATTCAGTCCGCTGGTTTGGTCGATGAAATGCAAGACACTGCCGCTTAGCCCGCGAATGGCCGGTATATCCAACTCACCGGGGCCAATCGGCTGATGAAAGGGCGCGGCACCAAGCGCCTTGGCACGGCTTACGGTCTCAGTCGCCGCATCGACAGAAATGCCGATGTCGCAGACGGTTGTGCCGTGGGTCGTATAGGCGCTGCTGGCATAGCCGGTGGTCTCCCGGTTCACCACGATCCGTATATCGCCTTGGGTCCAAAGGGACAGCTTTTTGGCGATATGGGTGCCGGAGAGAGTGAAGCCGAGCGTTTCGAGCAATCGCTCCAGGGTATCGGCTTCTGCGCCCCGGGCGGCGAACTCGACGAAGGACACCCCTTCGACCTTCGAGCGTTTTGGCAGAGCGGGAGTTGTCGGCGTCGTCGCTGGTTCTTCACGCCGCACGTCGTCCATCAAAGCGACTAACGATCGATAGCCGTCCTTTGCGATGGTCTTGGGGTGGCCGCCGCGGAACTGATCGTTGAAGATCTCCAGTGAAATTGGCCCCGTATACCCGGTGGCCATGACCGCCTTCATGAAGCCGGTTACATCCAGATCACCTTCCCCCGGCATATTGCGAAAGTGGCGCGACCAATAGAGCAGGTCCATGTCAATTGCCGGCGCATCGGCGAGTTGTACAAAGAAGATCTTGTCGCCGGGAATGCGGCGAATGGTTTCCGGATCAATCCTGCGCGCCAGCGTGTGAAAACTGTCGAGGATCAGGCCAACCGAGCCGTGATCGGCGCGGCGCACAATTTCCCATGCGTCCCGGTGGTCATTGACGTGCCGCCCCCACGCCAGCGCCTCATAGCCGACCCGCAGGCCGCGCTTGGCCGCCCTGTCGCCGAGCTCGTTGAAGTCCGCCGCAGACCGGTCGATGCCACCAAGAGCCTCCGGGTGGCAGCTCGAACAGATAAGAACAAGGTCTGTGCCAAGGTCTTGCATCAGGTCAAACTTGCGTTCTACCCGATCAAAAACCTTTGCCCGGTGCGGTTCTGGCAAACCTTCGAAATCTCGGAATGGCTGAAAGAGGGTGATCTCGAGGGTTCTGTCGCAAATTTTGTTGAAGTTTGAGTGCGGGGATTGGCTGGACACAATTATGCTGCGAGCGCCGCAAACTGCTGAAATGCGGTAAGGCCGTTGGCATGGATCTGCCCCTTTCGGATCATATGCGCGGTCTCGATCCCAGCCAGTGTCGCCTCGGCAGAATGGAAGGCCTTGAAGCCAAGCATCGGGCCCGTGATCCGCTTTACGAAGCGATGATCTTGTTCGATGATGTTGTTGAGGTATTTGACCTGCTGTATCTTGATGGTGTTGCATGAGCCCGTGAACTTCAGGATCACATTGACGCTTTGCAGACCCGCCAGATTAGCGCCGCTTTTGTCGATGACAACACGGTCAGGCACGCCGTTCGTGCCAATCGCGCGCTTGAAAAACCGACGGGCCGCAGCCTTGTCGCGACGCTCAGACAACATGAAATCAAGGGTTTTTCCCGTGTTGTCGACCGCCCGGTAATAGTAGGTCCATTTGCCTTTAACCTTGATGTAGGTTTCGTCCATGCGCCAAGATTCGGCGGTTGGTTTCTTGCGGGACTGCGCTTGTGCCGCCAACAGCGGCGCAAACTTAACCACCCAACGGTTCAGCGTCCCATGGTCAACATCAACGCCACGCTCCTCCATGATCTCCTCGAGATCGCGATAGGAACCAGGGTAGCGCAGATAGAAGAACACGGCGTACAAGATCGCTTCCTTTGGGAAATGTACGCCCTTGAAGTCAACCATCGCTCCGCCCCTCTCGTCCGCCACCTCTGCCGCAAAATTACTGCCGCGTCACGTGACCCGGCGAAAGTCAAAAAAGTTTGCGACAGAACCTGGATGCCTCCTCCAATTTGGTGCTTTCAACATCACCGTTATGGCACACTTTGATGCCGCTTCAGGGGTGGGGCATCCACACCATCAATGGCCGAATTCTAAGCGTTCTGAGACACGCTCAGGCCTGTGTGACAGGCTTTGAATGTCGAATATGTGGGCTCTGTTGTGCCTGCGGTAACCACGCGGCCGACGGCGGCGGCGATGCTCAGGGAGATGGCGGTAGAACTGTTCCTCGCGACCGTCTTTGGAATAGGCAAAGCGATAGATCGTCTCGTGGCTCACGCGGATCGGGTGCCGTTCGAGCCGCATCCTGCCGGCTATCTGTTCGGGCGACCAGCCAGCCTTCAAGCGGTCTTCGATGGCGGCTTTCAAATCAGGGTGAATGATCATCTTGCGATGGATCGCGCGGCGCTGCTCATATTTGTCCTGAGCGACGAGCGCGTGATACCCGTTTAGCTCAGGCAGTTCGCCGTCCGTGTACCGATTACGCTTAATGTCTCGGTAGATCGTGGAGGGGTCGCGACCCAGTCGATCCGCGATCTCTGAAATCGGCATTTTGGCTTCAAGCCACTTTGCAAGCTTGCGACGTTCGTCCAGCTTCAGGTGACAGTAGTGGGTTCCCATTCTTTATACTCCATGCAACTCTCTGTATTCGTACAGAATTTGCACTTCGTTTGTGAATCCACCCTGGGTTGGCCAAAAAACGCATAAGACTTCTTATGTAAATTCGAGTGGGGTGTATCCCCTCAGCATACGTTATCGCTCGACTCCACGCGAGGAATCGTGAGATGATTGGAGTATGCAAGCTTTTAAGATCATTATGCTATCGCTATGGCTACATCCATTCCGGTGGTTCTTCGGCGGGCTATCTGGGGCGTTTGCTTGGGATGTCGTGGGCCGTGGCTTGGTCGAACAGAGCGACTCGCTCATGTTAATCTTCGACCAATGGTGGGCCGCAGTTAAGCACTTCTTTGATCACCCGTTGGGCGAAATAATCCTTTTGGGTATTACGATCTACTTGATATGGTCTGCCGTGAGGGCGACCATAACGAAAGAGCGCGGGAAAGAACTGGAGATAGAAACAAGTTCAAGAAAAATTCAGTCTGAGTTTCGGGCTGAAATTAAAGGCATTGTCCAAGACTACAAAACAGAAATGAAAGACCTTCTCGATAATAGAATGCCTGAACATATGCTCAAGCGCGCTGATGATGCTGCAACCGATGCGGCACTTTTCAGGATGGACTTAGAGTCGAGAAATAGAGAATTTGCTGAAGCAGTCGAGCAGCTACAAGCTTGCAAGCAGGCCAATGAAGGCTTTCTCAACACTCTCAATAGACTAGACGAACTTGAGAGAAAAGTGCGCAGGATTGAAGAAAATGACAAACCTTAAAAAGGCCCGAAAGGGCAAGATTGAAGAATTCATCAAAGAACATGAGGCCGATCCAGATGGCGATCTCGACAAGCTGGATGCGCTGATCAAGCGTCCAACTCAGGGAAGCGAGAAAGCAACTCGCCCAGCATCACATCAGGGGTCGTCCGACGATTGAAGCGGTACTCGAATTCCTTGACGTAGGCCTCAAGGTACTTGGGAGACACGTTGTTGTGCGTACCCTTCAACGACCGCTTCAGATGACCAAAGAAATTCTCGATTGAGTTGGTAGTCTCACCATCTGGCCCGACATACTCGTCCTTGGAGTGGTTAACTGTCTTGTGGCTATAATGCTTGACGTTCACGGCCTTTTTGTAGGCCTTCAACTCATCTGTGTGAATTTCGGTGCCGTGCGCCACGTTATCGTTGATATGGGGCATCAAGGAGCCTCGTGTCTGATCTTCAACCACTTTGAGCATAACGTCACCGCCCCGCTCCATCATACCCATCACGACGGTCTTGCGCTTGCGCCAATCCATGCCAGTCGTCTTGCCGCCTACAAAGGTCTCATCGACCTCTACAACCTCGCCTGCGCCACCCAGAGGGGCTTCTCCATCTACATAAGCCATATGCTCACGGATCAGCTTAGCCATGCGCCATGCGGTCTTGTACGTCACGCCCAACTGGCGCTCCAATTCTTTGCCACTCACGCCATGCTTGGACGTGGTGAACAGAAATATCGCGTAGAACCAAAGCTGCAATGGTGTGCGGCTCTTTTCAAAGATGCTGCCCACCATTGGGTGGATGTGGTGACCGCACCACTGGCAGGAATAGGCTTGCTCAGAATGCAAGCGATACCACTTGGCGTCACGCTCACACTTGGGGCAGGTGTGACCCTGACCGAAACGCACGTTGAAAAGGTGCTCTAGGCAAGCCTCATCGGTTGGGAACTGCTGGAAGAACTGGCGTACATTTGTTTGTTTCATGCACTATAGATAGGATTTCGCCTACCGTATGTCAAGGGGATACCCCCCATTCGAGTTGACGTTCTTAGAGTTTCTCGATCAGTTCGGGCACGGCTGTGAACAGATCTGCGACAAGGCCGTAATCGGCGACCTGGAGGATCGGGGCCTCTTCGTCCTTGTTGATCGCGACGATGACCTTGGAGTCCTTCATCCCTGCAAGGTGCTGGATCGCACCCGAGATGCCGATGGCCACGTAAAGCTCGGGCGCGACGACCTTACCGGTCTGGCCAACCTGCCAGTCGTTCGGCGCATAGCCGGAGTCGACAGCAGCTCGGGAGGCACCGACAGCGGCTCCCAGCTTGTCGGCCAGCGTCTCGATGATGGCGAAGTCTACCTTCGAACCAACACCGCGACCACCAGAGACAACCACACCGGCTGAGGTCAGCTCGGGGCGATCGCTTGCAGCCATCGCATCCTCGACCCATTCGGACAGGCCCGGATTGGCCGCCGCAGCCACATCCGCAACAGCAGCCGAGCCACCTTCGCCCGCGGCGCCGAAGGTCGAGGTCCGGAAGGTGATGACCTTGGTGGCGTCTTTCGACTTCACGGTCTGGATCGCGTTACCGGCATAGATCGGACGCTCGAATGTGTCGGCGTCGACAACGGCGGTCACATCGGTCAGGACCATGACGTCCAGCAGGGCTGCGACGCGGGGCATGATGTTCTTCGCATCGGTCGTGGCGGGGGCCACGATATGCGAATAATCACCAGCCAGCGACACGATCAGCACCGCAACGGGTTCCGCCAGGCGGTGACCGTAAAGCGCGTCCTCGGCGACCAGCACTTTTGCGACACCGTCGATCTTGGCGGCGGCTTCGGCGGCAGCCTTGGCGGATGCACCAACGGCCAGAACCGTCACATCGCCCAGGGCTTTTGCACCGGAAATGGCCTTGGCGGTGGCGTCCTGCGCCAGTTCACCGCCGTCGATTTCAGCAAGCAGAAGAACGGCCATTACACGATCCCCTTCTCTTTGAGTTTCGCCACAAGCGTATCGACATCGGGCACCATCTCACCGGCGCTGCGCGCCTCGGGCTCGGACGTCTTGACGATTTCCAGACGCGGAGAGACATCGACGCCATAGTCATTGGCGGTCTTCTCATCCAGCGGCTTTTTCTTTGCCTTCATGATGTTCGGCAGCGACGCATAGCGCGGCTCGTTCAGGCGTAGGTCGGTGGTGATAATCGTGGGCAGTTTCACGCTGATCGTCTGCAACCCACCGTCGACCTCGCGGGTGACGATGGCGTTTTCGTCTTCGACTTTGACTTCGGAGGCAAAGGTCGCTTGGCTCCAACCCAGCAACGCCGCCAGCATCTGACCAGTTGCGTTCATGTCGTTGTCGATGGCCTGCTTGCCGACCATGACGATTTGCGGCTTCTCTTCCTCAATGATCGCTTTGAGGATCTTGGCGACGGCCAGCGGCTCGATGTCGGTGTGCACGTCATCTGCGGCAACAACCAAAATGGCGCGGTCCGCGCCCATGGCCAGTGCGGTGCGCAGCGTTTCCTGTGCTTGCTTCACACCGATCGACACGGCGACGATTTCGGTCGCGACACCGGCTTCTTTCAAGCGGATTGCCTCCTCGACGGCGATTTCGTCGAATGGGTTCATCGACAACTTTACGTTGGCGAGATCAACACCCGAACCGTCAGCCTTCACCTTGGCTTTGACGTTGTAGTCGATCACGCGCTTGACAGGTACCAGTACCTTCATTGCGCTTTTCTCCTTCTCACTTTGCGGTCGACTATTAATCGGCATCAGGGCGCTGCTCTCTTGTCAGGCAACGCGCAGCTATAGCTCGATCAAACCTCAGATTATCGTCGCCTCGGTCGCGGTGCGGAACTCTTCCTCGGTCACACCATCAGCCAGTTCTACCAGCTTCAGACCGCCTTCAACCACGTCCATCACACCCAAGTTGGTGATGATGCGGTCAACCACAGCCTGACCAGTCAGCGGCAGGGTGCATGCCTTCAGAACCTTGGACTTACCATGCTTGTTGGTGTGATCCATCACAACGACCACGCGGCCAACACCGGCCACCAGATCCATTGCGCCGCCCATGCCTTTGACCAGCTTGCCCGGGATCATCCAATTCGCCAGGTCACCGTTTTCGGCCACTTCCATCGCGCCCAAGATCGCCATGGCGATCTTGCCGCCACGGATCATCGCAAAGGATAGCGCGCTGTCGAAATAGGCCGAGTGGGGCAGTTCGGTGATGGTCTGCTTGCCTGCGTTGATCAGGTCTGCGTCCTCGTCGCCCTCATAGGGGAACGGGCCCATGCCCAGCATGCCGTTTTCCGACTGAAGCGTCACCGTGATCCCCTCGGGGATGTAGTTCGACACCAGCGTCGGAATACCGATGCCAAGGTTCACATACCAACCGTCTTGCAGTTCTTGCGCGGCGCGGGCCGCCATTTGGTGACGATCCCAAGCCATTATGCGTTCTCCCGCTTGCGGACGGTGCGCTGTTCGATGCGCTTTTCGTGCTCGCCTTTGATGATCCGGTGCACATAGATCCCCGGCAGGTGGATGTGATCGGGGTCCAGCGACCCTGCCGGCAAGATTTCTTCCACCTCAACAACGCAGATCTTACCGCAGGTTGCGGCAGGCACGTTGAAGTTGCGGGCGGTCTTGCGGAACACGAGGTTGCCAGTTTCATCGGCTTTCCACGCTTTCACGATCGCCAAATCCGCGAAGATACCCTCTTCGAGGATATAGGTCTGACCGTTGAATTCTTTGTGCTCTTTGCCTTCGGCGATCACGGTGCCTACACCAGTCTTGGTGTAGAAACCCGGAATGCCAGCGCCGCCAGCGCGCATACGTTCGGCCAGCGTGCCTTGGGGGTTGAATTCCAGCTCCAGCTCGCCCGACAGGTACTGACGCATAAATTCCGCGTTCTCACCTACATAGGACGAGATCATCTTTTTGACCTGCTTGGTCTGAAGCAGGATGCCGATACCGAAATCGTCCACACCTGCGTTGTTCGACGCAAAGGTCAGATCCTTGGTGCCTGCCTGTTTTATCGCGTCCAGCAGTAACTCGGGGATGCCACACAGGCCGAAGCCCCCAGCCGCAATCAGCATGCCATCGTGTAGCAGGCCGTCCAGTGCATGCTTGGCCGCATCATAAACTTTGGTCATCTTTCACCATGCTTCGCAAATATTTGTAGGTGACACCTATAATTTGAAGCGGTCTATTCGCTAGCGACAACGATCGATATTCGTGATAGAAAAAATGGATAACGCGGCGTCTTTGCAATCTCTATTCAAAAGGAGGAGTAACTCGAGGCTGAGATCGGTTTCCCCCACTTTCTGCCGGCGTAGAACCTCATTTCCGAATTTAGTCCTTCGGAAGATCGAGCATCAGTTCATCATGCGATGCAAACAAAAAAACACTATTAACACGAATACCTTATCCACGAATGTAGCCTCTATTCGCGGTGTCGTATCGCTGATTCAGGCCAAGGCCGTGGGCGAAAGCCTCCTGTCTCGCAACGAGACCATCTTTTGAAGCAGCCGGTGTGTCAGATGTTCTCTAACCGTCGAAGCCGCAGAGTCTTTCCATAGGTTGTTGAGCTCCAGAGGATCGTTTTCGAGATCGAACAGTTGACCCCAGTCGCCTTCCTCGAAAACGGACAGTCGCCAACGAGGTGTCACCAAACTGACCAAACCGACTTTCGCATCAGGTTCCTCGAGTACGATCATCCCGTAATCGTCGATCAGTATATCTTCATCGCCCGGTTCACCAAAAAGATTTCGACCCTGCATCCCGAAACAAGACTGCAAACCCGCCCTCCCCAGGACAGTTGCCGCGATATCAATCGTGCGGTTCTGTCGCAAACTTTTTTGACTTTCGCCGGGTCACGTGACGCGGCAGTAATTTTGCGGCAGAGGTGGCGGACGAGAGGGGCGGAGCGATGGTTGACTTCAAGGGCGTACATTTCCCAAAGGAAGCGATCTTGTACGCCGTGTTCTTCTATCTGCGCTACCCTGGTTCCTATCGCGATCTCGAGGAGATCATGGAGGAGCGTGGCGTTGATGTTGACCATGGGACGCTGAACCGTTGGGTGGTTAAGTTTGCGCCGCTGTTGGCGGCACAAGCGCAGTCCCGCAAGAAACCAACCGCCGAATCTTGGCGCATGGACGAAACCTACATCAAGGTTAAAGGCAAATGGACCTACTATTACCGGGCGGTCGACAACACGGGAAAAACCCTTGATTTCATGTTGTCTGAGCGTCGCGACAAGGCTGCGGCCCGTCGGTTTTTCAAGCGCGCGATTGGCACGAACGGCGTGCCTGACCGTGTTGTCATCGACAAAAGCGGCGCTAATCTGGCGGGTCTGCAAAGCGTCAATGTGATCCTGAAGTTCACGGGCTCATGCAACACCATCAAGATACAGCAGGTCAAATACCTCAACAACATCATCGAACAAGATCATCGCTTCGTAAAGCGGATCACGGGCCCGATGCTTGGCTTCAAGGCCTTCCATTCTGCCGAGGCGACACTGGCTGGGATCGAGACCGCGCATATGATCCGAAAGGGGCAGATCCATGCCAACGGCCTTACCGCATTTCAGCAGTTTGCGGCGCTCGCAGCATAATTGTGTCCAGCCAATCCCCGCACTCAAACTTCAACAAAATTTGCGACAGAACCAACCTGAGTGCTCATGTCAGCGCTGACAATTTGGACCACCTCTACTGGCCACCCCTGTCTCCGCCCACGCCTCCACAATACGCCGTATGAGCTCTGGTCGACTGGGAAGATCTTCTTCGACCCGGGGTCGCCCGTTTGATTTCATGATATTATCTATTTAAAGTATAATTTCTTAGTATCACATATAAGCCCAAACCTATTTGTCTTCTCCGGTCACGATAGCAGGCAATCTTGCGCTATTTGATAAGCAAATTCATGCGAAAGGTCTTTTCGATGCGGCTCACATCATAATGCTCAACACCTGCCTGCTCAGCGAACTCTTGCCACCTAGCGACCGCGCCCACGATGTTCTCAATGGCCTGGTTCGCCTTGTTGGACTTAAGCCCCACATTTGACGCAAATCTCATGAGATCGTCATGCGCAAAATCGTTCCGCTTCCCACCCATGCTCATTTGGTGGTCGCGTGTCCAGGATCCAGAAGGATTATAGGAATAGGCCACGTCGTACGCGGGAGACAGGCGCCAAGCTCCGGACCTGTCCATGAGGAAAGAGATATTCTTGACGTGGTCATCCTGGTTCCGAGCGACAACGTTAAAGACAGCGCGCTTGTATTGCTGCTCCACCACATCCATTCCGAGCCCAAGATCCCTGATCGTCATGATGGCCTGCTCGTAGGAATAAGAGGCCGGGTCATTGAAGTCGAAATGCTGCATCGCACCGAGCGATTGCATGTGGACCTTTCGCCCCCGTTCGTCCCTGTCGAACCGACGTGTCATGAAATGGCTTCGTCCGCCTTCGTGGTGAAGCCTGCATTCCGACATGTCGATGCCCGCCGCCGTCGCCATCAGGTAATATGCGTACTCGATCTTTCCGAAGCCTTGTGGATCGGCAAGCTCTTTATCTCGATTGTTGGATACGCCGTCGAACTTCAAGAGCCAGTGCTCATATCCCTCGTCGACTTTGACTTGCCCTGACCTGAACTCACCGGTGTCTCGGTTCCAGGCAAGCACCGCCTTCGCGCGCGCGCCCCCCGCCGAAGTTCCGACACTTAAAATATCCTCGAGCGCCTCTGCGTCGTCCTCGCCTCCGAGCCTGCCAGTAAGGTTCTCGCGCTCGCTTAAGACCCTGTTAGCCAGATCCACCAACTGGCCCACTTCCAGCCTTTTGGACCGGGTCGCCTTACGGACCGTTGGCTCGAACTCCAATGCCCCGATTCCGCGGTTGCCGATGTAGCAAAGCCGATCCACTGGACTGAACCGGCCCGCGCTTCGCCCCGTTTCCGCAAGCCATGCATCAATCAACCGGTTGCCGAACTTGTCCGGCAATGCGTCAGCCAACGTTCCAGGTAACCCTTTGAACGTTTCCTTTGGAAGGGCGGGAAACTCGTAGGGTGCATCCCGTACTGGCATCTTCAAAGGCGCGACCTCAATACCTGCGCCCACAAAGGCCGGATCGTATTGAAAGATGCCGAGTGCGCGCGCTTCATCCCAGCTTACGGCACCGATGCGCCGACCCCACAATACTACGCTCGCGTCAGTCATCTACGTCATCCCCCCAGGTCCATGATGTTTTTGGGGGTTGTTCCGATGCAGGACTCGCTCTCCTGCGCTCCTTCCCCTTCTGTGAGACGCGTTCAATTGGCCTGATATCTCCCTCTGGTAACACAGACAGCACCGCCTGTTCCAAATCGAGCGCAGCGGCGACGCGAAGAAAGGTGTCCAGGGTGGAAGGGTCCCCAGCCTCAAAGCGACGCAGGGTGCGTACTCCGATGCCCGCCTTCTCGGCGAGGTCAATTTGGGTTACGTTGCGCGCGAGGCGCAGACGCGCGAGACGTAGCCCGATTTCCTGTTCGATTTGTTGAGACGTCGTCATTGTTTCCCTAAAGGCCGTGAGATGCCGATTAAGCTGGATAACCTACCGTAGTCGGTCACATATGGCCTTTTGTGACTTACTTGTCAATAGGCCTCATATGGCCTCTTGTGGCAATATCTTTAGATCAAGTGGCCGTGAACGACCTTTTGACTCAAAATTTGGATGTAACACTGGTGAGTTGTTGGGGAATGGACCGAAGCAGGTGTTGTCACGCCAACTAACCGAGCTTACAAGTTGGCATGCCGACCGTTGATTAAGCGACGTTTGCTGCGGATTTCCACGCCTCGAATGCTTCGAGTCGATGGTAGCGGATGGTGAGAGCGGAACGACGGCGGGCTGGTACGGAGAAGGAATTGCGGGTTGCAGATTGCATCGAGACGAAGCGTTGTAAACTACCCGGCGATCGGAAAACCTGCATCACGCGCTCTCGTTTTCGAAAAGGGAAATGGCTGTTTTCTGCACAGTTATTGAGGCCCTTGTGGTCCAGCACCGGATCATCTCGTACGAAACGTCTACTCCACTTGCCAGCATCACCTCCTCTACCTCGCGCAGGCTCAGGCTGAACCGGACATAGAGCCATACAACATGAGCGATGATCTGAGGCGGAAACCGGTGGCGCTTGTAGGGGATGTCGATGCACCAGCAACCTCACACCCGTTAACGTGCCTCTGTGTGGGCCATGTCCGTTCTCCTTGCTTTCCAGCAAGATAGGGGATTTGTCGCAACCCACGTGTGGATGCCCCGGTTTATGTGGGTGATTGTTTCGACGTTTAGATAGCATGATCGGGTGCAGTCACGTGTCC contains:
- a CDS encoding sulfatase/phosphatase domain-containing protein, encoding MRQNRTIDIAATVLGRAGLQSCFGMQGRNLFGEPGDEDILIDDYGMIVLEEPDAKVGLVSLVTPRWRLSVFEEGDWGQLFDLENDPLELNNLWKDSAASTVREHLTHRLLQKMVSLRDRRLSPTALA
- a CDS encoding type II toxin-antitoxin system HipA family toxin, which produces MTDASVVLWGRRIGAVSWDEARALGIFQYDPAFVGAGIEVAPLKMPVRDAPYEFPALPKETFKGLPGTLADALPDKFGNRLIDAWLAETGRSAGRFSPVDRLCYIGNRGIGALEFEPTVRKATRSKRLEVGQLVDLANRVLSERENLTGRLGGEDDAEALEDILSVGTSAGGARAKAVLAWNRDTGEFRSGQVKVDEGYEHWLLKFDGVSNNRDKELADPQGFGKIEYAYYLMATAAGIDMSECRLHHEGGRSHFMTRRFDRDERGRKVHMQSLGAMQHFDFNDPASYSYEQAIMTIRDLGLGMDVVEQQYKRAVFNVVARNQDDHVKNISFLMDRSGAWRLSPAYDVAYSYNPSGSWTRDHQMSMGGKRNDFAHDDLMRFASNVGLKSNKANQAIENIVGAVARWQEFAEQAGVEHYDVSRIEKTFRMNLLIK
- a CDS encoding FAD-binding protein — translated: MAVLLLAEIDGGELAQDATAKAISGAKALGDVTVLAVGASAKAAAEAAAKIDGVAKVLVAEDALYGHRLAEPVAVLIVSLAGDYSHIVAPATTDAKNIMPRVAALLDVMVLTDVTAVVDADTFERPIYAGNAIQTVKSKDATKVITFRTSTFGAAGEGGSAAVADVAAAANPGLSEWVEDAMAASDRPELTSAGVVVSGGRGVGSKVDFAIIETLADKLGAAVGASRAAVDSGYAPNDWQVGQTGKVVAPELYVAIGISGAIQHLAGMKDSKVIVAINKDEEAPILQVADYGLVADLFTAVPELIEKL
- a CDS encoding helix-turn-helix domain-containing protein, with the translated sequence MTTSQQIEQEIGLRLARLRLARNVTQIDLAEKAGIGVRTLRRFEAGDPSTLDTFLRVAAALDLEQAVLSVLPEGDIRPIERVSQKGKERRRASPASEQPPKTSWTWGDDVDD
- a CDS encoding IS6 family transposase is translated as MVDFKGVHFPKEAILYAVFFYLRYPGSYRDLEEIMEERGVDVDHGTLNRWVVKFAPLLAAQAQSRKKPTAESWRMDETYIKVKGKWTYYYRAVDNTGKTLDFMLSERRDKAAARRFFKRAIGTNGVPDRVVIDKSGANLAGLQSVNVILKFTGSCNTIKIQQVKYLNNIIEQDHRFVKRITGPMLGFKAFHSAEATLAGIETAHMIRKGQIHANGLTAFQQFAALAA
- the pcaC gene encoding 4-carboxymuconolactone decarboxylase, whose amino-acid sequence is MTDKHDAGMKVRRAVLGDAHVDRALAAGTEFDSAFQTLITEAAWGTVWASDAITRRERSMITLALLAATKNFAEIPMHIRATANTGATRQDVIEVFQHVAIYAGVPTANHAIALAKQTYAEMEEEQS
- a CDS encoding 3-oxoacid CoA-transferase subunit B; the encoded protein is MAWDRHQMAARAAQELQDGWYVNLGIGIPTLVSNYIPEGITVTLQSENGMLGMGPFPYEGDEDADLINAGKQTITELPHSAYFDSALSFAMIRGGKIAMAILGAMEVAENGDLANWMIPGKLVKGMGGAMDLVAGVGRVVVVMDHTNKHGKSKVLKACTLPLTGQAVVDRIITNLGVMDVVEGGLKLVELADGVTEEEFRTATEATII
- a CDS encoding electron transfer flavoprotein subunit beta/FixA family protein, encoding MKVLVPVKRVIDYNVKAKVKADGSGVDLANVKLSMNPFDEIAVEEAIRLKEAGVATEIVAVSIGVKQAQETLRTALAMGADRAILVVAADDVHTDIEPLAVAKILKAIIEEEKPQIVMVGKQAIDNDMNATGQMLAALLGWSQATFASEVKVEDENAIVTREVDGGLQTISVKLPTIITTDLRLNEPRYASLPNIMKAKKKPLDEKTANDYGVDVSPRLEIVKTSEPEARSAGEMVPDVDTLVAKLKEKGIV
- a CDS encoding CoA transferase subunit A; protein product: MTKVYDAAKHALDGLLHDGMLIAAGGFGLCGIPELLLDAIKQAGTKDLTFASNNAGVDDFGIGILLQTKQVKKMISSYVGENAEFMRQYLSGELELEFNPQGTLAERMRAGGAGIPGFYTKTGVGTVIAEGKEHKEFNGQTYILEEGIFADLAIVKAWKADETGNLVFRKTARNFNVPAATCGKICVVEVEEILPAGSLDPDHIHLPGIYVHRIIKGEHEKRIEQRTVRKRENA
- a CDS encoding IS1595 family transposase, whose product is MKQTNVRQFFQQFPTDEACLEHLFNVRFGQGHTCPKCERDAKWYRLHSEQAYSCQWCGHHIHPMVGSIFEKSRTPLQLWFYAIFLFTTSKHGVSGKELERQLGVTYKTAWRMAKLIREHMAYVDGEAPLGGAGEVVEVDETFVGGKTTGMDWRKRKTVVMGMMERGGDVMLKVVEDQTRGSLMPHINDNVAHGTEIHTDELKAYKKAVNVKHYSHKTVNHSKDEYVGPDGETTNSIENFFGHLKRSLKGTHNNVSPKYLEAYVKEFEYRFNRRTTPDVMLGELLSRFPELDA